Proteins encoded by one window of Haloarcula pelagica:
- a CDS encoding mandelate racemase/muconate lactonizing enzyme family protein, with protein sequence MNYADLRDPNAEYTMRDLSAETMGLTQSRDERRDVEITDVQTVIVDGNYPWTLVRVYTDAGVVGNGEAYWGGALPEIIDRLKPFVVGENPLDIDRLYEHMVQKMSGEGSIGGKDIAAISGVEIALHDAAGKILDVPAYQLLGGKYRDEVRTYCDCHTEDEADPEACADEAERVVEELGYDALKFDLDVPSGHEKDRANRHLRQPEIDHKAEIVRRVTERVGDKADAAFDCHWAFASGSAKRLARELEQYDVWWLEDPVPPENHDVQREVTQSTGTPIAVGENVYRTHGQRRLLTEQAVDIVAPDCPKVGGMRETAKIATLADMFYIPVAMHNVSSPIGTMASAHVGAAIPNSLAVEYHSYELGWWEDLVEEDNLIEGGYMGIPEEPGLGLTLDLDAVEAHLADGQELFDEA encoded by the coding sequence ATGAACTACGCAGACCTGCGAGACCCCAACGCTGAATACACCATGCGTGACCTCTCGGCCGAGACGATGGGCCTCACCCAGTCCCGGGACGAGCGGCGCGACGTGGAGATCACCGACGTACAGACGGTCATCGTTGACGGCAACTACCCGTGGACGCTGGTCCGAGTGTACACCGATGCCGGCGTCGTCGGGAACGGCGAGGCCTACTGGGGGGGTGCGCTCCCGGAGATCATCGACCGGCTCAAACCCTTCGTCGTCGGCGAGAATCCGCTGGACATCGACCGCCTCTACGAGCACATGGTCCAGAAGATGTCCGGTGAGGGCTCTATCGGCGGGAAAGACATCGCGGCGATCTCCGGCGTCGAGATCGCCCTCCACGACGCGGCCGGCAAGATTCTCGATGTCCCGGCGTACCAACTGCTGGGCGGCAAGTACCGCGACGAGGTCCGCACCTACTGTGACTGTCACACCGAGGACGAGGCCGACCCGGAGGCCTGTGCCGACGAGGCCGAGCGCGTGGTCGAAGAACTGGGCTACGACGCGCTGAAGTTCGACCTCGACGTGCCCTCCGGACACGAGAAAGACCGCGCGAACCGCCACCTCCGCCAGCCCGAGATCGACCACAAGGCCGAGATCGTCCGGCGTGTCACAGAGCGCGTCGGCGACAAGGCCGACGCCGCTTTCGACTGTCACTGGGCGTTCGCCAGCGGGAGCGCCAAACGACTCGCGCGCGAACTCGAACAGTACGATGTCTGGTGGCTCGAAGACCCAGTCCCCCCGGAGAATCACGATGTCCAGCGTGAGGTGACACAGTCGACGGGCACGCCCATCGCTGTCGGGGAGAACGTCTACCGAACCCACGGCCAGCGTCGACTGCTCACCGAACAGGCCGTGGACATCGTCGCGCCCGACTGCCCGAAGGTCGGCGGGATGCGCGAGACGGCGAAGATCGCCACGCTCGCGGACATGTTCTACATCCCGGTGGCGATGCACAACGTCTCCTCGCCGATCGGGACGATGGCGTCGGCCCACGTCGGTGCGGCCATCCCCAACTCTCTGGCCGTCGAGTACCACTCCTACGAACTGGGCTGGTGGGAAGACCTCGTCGAGGAGGACAATCTCATCGAGGGCGGTTACATGGGGATCCCCGAAGAGCCCGGGCTGGGACTGACCCTGGATCTAGACGCCGTCGAGGCTCATCTCGCCGACGGTCAGGAACTGTTCGACGAGGCGTGA
- a CDS encoding fumarylacetoacetate hydrolase family protein has product MRYHQLSDGSDSRLAVSGEQGIYDLTAAKPRLSSLRDLFRAASLADQSPDAIASRQLDDATELSPQRLEEQRRVPVDADEVWAAGVTYEISEQARRQESTMPEIYLDVYDADRPEIFFKSTPSRTVGPGEQVGIRADSEWDVPEPELGVVLYEGETVGYTVGNDMSSRSLEGRNPLYLPQAKVYDRCCSLGPSVVTDIEDPHSLSLSMSIHRDGETVYSDETNTGEMIRSCEELVSCYRDHNAVPEVSVLLTGTSLVPEDGFTLQEGDHVEIAIEDIGELHNEVTTV; this is encoded by the coding sequence ATGAGGTATCACCAGTTAAGCGACGGTTCCGACAGCCGGCTGGCGGTCTCCGGCGAGCAGGGGATCTACGACCTGACAGCCGCGAAACCGCGACTGTCGTCGCTCCGCGATCTCTTCCGGGCAGCAAGCCTCGCCGACCAGTCACCCGACGCCATCGCGTCCCGGCAGCTCGACGACGCGACGGAGCTGTCGCCCCAGCGTCTCGAAGAACAGCGACGGGTACCCGTCGACGCCGACGAGGTGTGGGCGGCCGGCGTGACCTACGAAATCAGCGAACAGGCCCGCCGGCAGGAGAGTACGATGCCGGAGATTTATCTCGACGTGTACGATGCCGACCGGCCGGAGATATTCTTCAAATCGACGCCGAGTCGGACGGTGGGTCCGGGCGAGCAGGTCGGCATCAGGGCGGACTCGGAGTGGGACGTTCCCGAACCCGAACTCGGTGTGGTCCTCTACGAGGGCGAGACGGTCGGCTACACCGTCGGCAACGATATGAGCAGCCGGTCCCTCGAAGGACGGAATCCGCTGTACCTGCCACAGGCGAAGGTCTACGACCGGTGTTGTTCCCTCGGGCCGAGCGTGGTGACCGACATCGAGGACCCCCACTCGCTGTCGCTGTCGATGTCGATCCACCGGGACGGTGAGACGGTCTACAGCGACGAGACGAACACCGGGGAGATGATACGGAGCTGTGAAGAGCTGGTCTCGTGCTACCGAGACCACAACGCCGTCCCGGAGGTTTCGGTGCTGCTCACCGGGACCTCGTTGGTCCCGGAAGACGGGTTCACGCTTCAGGAGGGCGACCACGTCGAGATCGCGATCGAAGATATCGGAGAGCTTCACAACGAAGTCACGACGGTGTGA
- a CDS encoding aldehyde dehydrogenase family protein: MATTLNYINGEWTESESGETHTNYNPADTTAAIGEVQSSTAADAQRAIAAADEAASEWAATPGPERGAVLRETGDLLAERKESLVETLVSEEGKTRAEAAGEVQRAIDIFHYYAGKAADIGGEIKESSARDTTLSVREEPVGVVAAITPWNYPIAIPAWKVAPALAAGNTVVLKPATVAGITGSKLVEALDDAGLPDGVLNFVTGSGSVVGGELSTDERVDAVSFTGSETVGDIVYQDAADDQKRVQLEMGGKNPTVVAEDADIDEAVEIVGAGAFGVTGQACTACSRAIVHESVYDEFVSGIVEYAESLDVGPGLTDPDMGPQVTQAELDGTLEYIDIAREEGAQLATGGSRLTGGDYDDGYFVEPTVFSDVDPEMRIAQEEVFGPVLSVIPVSGFEEALDVANGVEQGLSASIVTENLRKAHRFVDEAEAGVVKTNEKTTGLELHVPFGGMKASSSETYREQGDAGLDFYTITKTVYLNY, translated from the coding sequence ATGGCAACAACACTGAACTACATTAACGGAGAGTGGACAGAATCCGAGAGCGGGGAGACTCACACGAACTACAATCCGGCGGACACGACAGCGGCTATCGGGGAGGTACAGTCGTCGACGGCCGCCGACGCCCAGCGCGCGATCGCCGCTGCGGACGAGGCAGCCAGCGAGTGGGCGGCCACGCCGGGTCCGGAACGCGGTGCCGTGTTGCGCGAGACGGGCGACCTGCTGGCAGAACGAAAGGAGTCGCTGGTCGAAACCCTCGTCAGCGAGGAGGGAAAGACTCGGGCCGAGGCCGCTGGTGAGGTCCAGCGTGCGATCGATATCTTCCACTACTACGCGGGCAAGGCGGCCGACATCGGTGGCGAGATCAAGGAGAGCAGCGCGCGCGATACCACGCTGTCTGTCCGTGAGGAACCGGTCGGCGTGGTCGCGGCCATCACGCCGTGGAACTACCCCATCGCCATCCCCGCGTGGAAGGTCGCACCGGCGCTTGCGGCGGGCAACACCGTCGTCCTCAAACCCGCGACGGTCGCGGGGATCACCGGCTCGAAACTGGTCGAGGCACTCGACGACGCGGGACTCCCCGACGGTGTGCTCAACTTCGTCACGGGATCGGGCAGTGTCGTCGGCGGGGAACTCTCTACCGACGAGCGCGTCGACGCCGTCTCGTTCACCGGGTCGGAGACGGTCGGCGACATCGTGTATCAGGACGCCGCCGACGACCAGAAGCGCGTGCAACTGGAGATGGGCGGGAAGAACCCGACGGTGGTCGCCGAGGACGCCGACATCGACGAGGCCGTCGAGATCGTCGGCGCCGGCGCCTTCGGCGTCACCGGTCAGGCCTGTACCGCCTGCTCGCGGGCGATCGTCCACGAGTCGGTCTACGACGAGTTCGTGTCCGGTATCGTCGAGTACGCCGAGTCGCTCGATGTCGGGCCGGGGCTGACAGACCCCGACATGGGGCCACAGGTCACCCAGGCCGAACTTGACGGGACGCTTGAGTACATCGACATCGCCCGGGAGGAGGGTGCACAGCTCGCTACCGGCGGCTCGCGGCTCACCGGCGGCGACTACGACGACGGGTACTTCGTCGAGCCGACGGTCTTTAGCGACGTAGACCCAGAGATGCGCATTGCCCAGGAAGAGGTGTTCGGCCCGGTGCTGTCGGTTATTCCCGTCAGTGGTTTCGAGGAGGCGCTGGACGTGGCCAACGGCGTCGAGCAGGGGCTCTCGGCCAGCATCGTGACCGAGAACCTCCGGAAGGCCCACCGCTTCGTCGACGAGGCGGAGGCCGGTGTGGTGAAAACCAACGAGAAGACGACCGGACTCGAACTCCACGTCCCCTTCGGCGGCATGAAGGCGTCGTCGAGTGAGACCTACCGCGAACAGGGCGACGCGGGACTAGACTTCTACACCATCACCAAGACGGTCTACCTCAACTACTGA
- a CDS encoding pirin family protein, with protein sequence MDDSLSEQTEPHVYTAPRTDISHDQGGFRIHFNFPGRAVPNHEDHGYGPLATVVESFMDPGTLIRMHQHRNEEIVSWVPDGVMRHDDRQGNELVTDSDHLLVMNAGSGFWHAEETLADDPPLRMLQIFVRPDSLGLEPDIQHEPIPDPAANEWRQLFGPEGTDAPLTVRNAVECYDCRLDAGATVTLPSRSGWHTYLYVFDGAVAIGDESVGYTESAVVTDGRDVTVTATEAATVVAFGIDPDAPVTRQGTIGR encoded by the coding sequence ATGGACGATTCGCTTTCCGAACAGACCGAACCACACGTCTACACGGCCCCCCGGACGGATATTTCGCACGATCAGGGGGGGTTTCGGATCCACTTCAACTTTCCCGGCCGAGCGGTCCCCAACCACGAGGATCACGGCTACGGACCGCTGGCGACTGTCGTCGAGTCGTTCATGGATCCGGGGACACTGATCCGGATGCACCAGCACCGCAACGAGGAGATCGTCTCGTGGGTGCCCGACGGTGTGATGCGCCACGACGATCGCCAGGGCAACGAGTTGGTCACCGACTCCGACCACCTGCTGGTGATGAACGCCGGCAGCGGCTTCTGGCACGCCGAGGAGACGCTCGCGGACGATCCACCGTTGCGGATGCTCCAGATCTTCGTCCGCCCGGACAGCCTCGGCCTCGAACCGGACATCCAGCACGAGCCGATCCCCGACCCCGCCGCGAACGAGTGGCGCCAGCTGTTCGGCCCCGAGGGGACCGACGCTCCGCTGACCGTTCGTAACGCTGTCGAGTGCTACGACTGCCGACTCGACGCCGGTGCGACGGTCACGCTCCCCTCTCGGTCGGGCTGGCACACTTACCTGTACGTCTTCGACGGAGCGGTCGCCATCGGCGACGAGTCCGTCGGGTACACCGAGAGCGCAGTCGTGACCGACGGTCGCGACGTAACCGTCACCGCAACCGAGGCCGCGACCGTCGTCGCGTTCGGTATCGACCCCGACGCCCCGGTCACGCGCCAGGGGACGATCGGTCGCTGA
- the rhcF gene encoding 2,4-diketo-3-deoxy-L-rhamnonate hydrolase (part of the rhamnose catabolism pathway), with translation MQFVRYTTGSGPEWGVRRDEEIVPLSGLREDVTYQQLTDPGFLRVVEDAVDAMADHAVPVADAKLLAPVPRPGKIICVGLNYHDHAEEQDEDIPERPLLFGKSATAVTNPGDPIVHPEELDEVDFEVELGVVIGRTAKDVSTEEAREYVAGYTAINDVSGRDAQFDDGQFFRGKSYDTFAPMGPTLVPDDRLDPGNLDVACRVNGETMQASNTEEFIFGVEEVVSYISGITTLRPGDVISTGTPGGVGIFRDPPELLEPGDTVDVEIDGIGTLTNPVVARD, from the coding sequence ATGCAGTTCGTTCGATACACCACCGGTAGCGGCCCGGAGTGGGGCGTCCGCCGTGACGAGGAGATCGTCCCGCTGTCGGGGCTCAGAGAGGACGTGACGTACCAACAGCTCACCGATCCTGGATTCCTCCGGGTCGTCGAGGACGCTGTCGACGCGATGGCCGACCACGCCGTCCCCGTCGCGGACGCGAAACTGCTCGCGCCGGTTCCCCGGCCGGGCAAGATCATCTGTGTCGGGCTGAACTACCACGACCACGCCGAAGAACAGGACGAAGACATCCCCGAGCGGCCGCTGCTGTTCGGCAAGTCCGCCACTGCGGTCACCAATCCCGGCGATCCCATCGTCCACCCCGAAGAACTCGACGAAGTGGACTTCGAGGTCGAACTCGGCGTGGTTATCGGCCGGACGGCGAAGGATGTCTCGACCGAGGAGGCGCGCGAGTACGTCGCGGGCTACACGGCGATCAACGACGTGAGCGGACGTGACGCGCAGTTCGACGACGGACAGTTCTTCCGGGGCAAGAGCTACGACACCTTCGCACCGATGGGGCCGACGCTGGTGCCGGACGACCGACTCGACCCGGGGAATCTGGACGTAGCGTGTCGGGTCAACGGCGAGACGATGCAGGCCTCGAACACCGAGGAGTTCATCTTCGGCGTCGAAGAAGTCGTCTCCTACATCAGCGGTATCACGACGCTGCGGCCCGGGGATGTCATCTCGACGGGCACGCCCGGTGGGGTCGGCATCTTCCGTGACCCGCCGGAACTGCTCGAACCCGGCGACACCGTCGACGTAGAGATCGACGGCATCGGGACGCTGACCAACCCCGTCGTCGCCAGAGACTGA
- a CDS encoding IclR family transcriptional regulator: protein MSTDVPVKAAKVSLEIVETLRERDGAGVSEVADALDKPTSTVHDHLRTLEHEQYLVKEGDQYHVSTRFLQLGDQARSRKKVFKIARPEVEELAEKTGEHSNLMIEEHGLGVFLYRVRGPDAVQLDTHAGMRVPLQTTALGKTIMAFRPRAEVEAIVDRHGLPAVTAETITDEADLYETLEQVRERGYAYDDEERVKGMRCVAAPIMDQNDRAIAAVSVSGPKSRMQEDRFTDEIPSQILRSANVIEVNLTYS, encoded by the coding sequence ATGAGCACAGATGTCCCGGTCAAAGCGGCGAAAGTCTCGCTGGAGATCGTCGAGACACTTCGCGAGCGCGACGGTGCCGGTGTCTCGGAGGTAGCGGACGCTCTGGACAAACCCACCAGCACTGTCCACGACCACCTCCGGACGCTGGAACACGAGCAGTATCTGGTCAAGGAGGGGGATCAGTACCACGTGAGCACTCGGTTCCTGCAGTTGGGTGACCAGGCTCGGTCCCGAAAGAAGGTGTTCAAGATCGCCCGTCCGGAGGTGGAGGAACTGGCAGAGAAAACCGGCGAGCACTCGAATCTGATGATAGAAGAACACGGACTCGGTGTGTTCCTCTACCGGGTACGCGGGCCCGATGCGGTCCAACTGGACACCCACGCGGGGATGCGGGTTCCACTCCAGACTACGGCGCTCGGCAAGACGATCATGGCGTTTCGCCCCCGAGCCGAAGTCGAGGCGATCGTCGACCGACACGGACTCCCGGCGGTCACGGCCGAGACGATCACCGACGAGGCCGACCTGTACGAGACACTCGAACAGGTCCGAGAGCGAGGGTACGCGTACGACGACGAGGAGCGAGTCAAGGGGATGCGGTGTGTCGCGGCCCCGATCATGGACCAGAACGACCGTGCGATCGCCGCCGTGAGCGTCTCCGGACCGAAAAGCCGGATGCAGGAGGACCGCTTTACCGACGAGATCCCCTCCCAGATCTTACGCAGCGCGAACGTCATCGAAGTGAACCTGACGTATTCGTAG
- a CDS encoding LLM class flavin-dependent oxidoreductase: MTDIKFEYNVPVFAGAPDAGDDEPVHRDTPEYEALDWETTRRGIEKAEELGFDAAWAPDHLMLGRDRAEYECWTLLSAMAGFTDEMNIGSLVLCNDYRNPALVAKMAATLDVISEGRLELGLGAGWHEPEYDAYGWEYRDGFERLMRLDESIRLMKRMWDAGGDGASFDGDHYQIEDAACAPTPVQDPHPEILVGGQGEQVTLKLVAKHADGWNTDVFNGDVETLEHKIGVIEDHCETVGRDPADIEYSWDGHVICTRDEEKFDRLVDLMTPIQFEAEYQDQAPIRTEEDAREYFVMGTPEECAEAIEARIEAGVTKFQCWFIDFPDTEGMELFADEVMPEFR, translated from the coding sequence ATGACGGACATCAAATTCGAGTACAACGTTCCCGTCTTCGCGGGTGCGCCCGACGCTGGCGACGACGAGCCGGTTCACCGAGACACGCCCGAATACGAGGCGCTGGACTGGGAGACGACCCGTCGCGGTATCGAGAAAGCCGAGGAACTGGGCTTCGACGCCGCGTGGGCGCCCGACCACCTGATGCTGGGCCGGGACCGCGCGGAGTACGAGTGCTGGACGCTCCTGTCGGCGATGGCCGGCTTCACCGACGAGATGAACATCGGCTCACTCGTGCTCTGTAACGACTACCGTAACCCCGCGCTGGTCGCGAAGATGGCGGCCACGCTGGACGTAATCTCCGAAGGGCGGCTCGAACTGGGCCTCGGTGCGGGCTGGCACGAACCGGAGTACGACGCCTACGGCTGGGAGTACCGCGACGGGTTCGAGCGGCTGATGCGGCTGGACGAGTCGATCCGGCTGATGAAACGGATGTGGGACGCCGGCGGCGACGGCGCGAGTTTCGACGGCGACCACTACCAGATCGAGGACGCCGCCTGTGCGCCGACACCCGTTCAGGACCCACATCCCGAGATTCTGGTCGGCGGGCAGGGCGAGCAGGTGACGCTGAAACTGGTCGCGAAACACGCGGATGGCTGGAACACGGACGTGTTCAACGGCGATGTCGAGACGCTGGAACACAAGATCGGCGTCATCGAAGACCACTGTGAGACCGTCGGGCGTGACCCCGCCGACATCGAATACTCCTGGGACGGTCACGTCATCTGTACCCGCGACGAAGAGAAGTTCGACCGCCTCGTCGACCTGATGACACCGATCCAGTTCGAGGCGGAGTATCAGGACCAGGCGCCGATACGGACCGAGGAGGACGCCCGCGAGTACTTCGTCATGGGAACGCCCGAAGAGTGTGCGGAGGCAATCGAAGCGCGGATCGAGGCCGGCGTCACCAAGTTCCAGTGTTGGTTCATCGACTTCCCGGACACCGAGGGGATGGAACTGTTCGCCGACGAGGTCATGCCGGAGTTCCGGTGA
- the rhcD gene encoding L-rhamnonate dehydratase (part of the rhamnose catabolism pathway) — MEITGVSATKVSNESWGEFIEFPLVTIMSKYEEYRNVDGENPQARRKWMGPVGDVVVEVETDAGITGVGVGNWGSGAIATVVEETLSKLVVGEDPMRREHLWEQMYRATLPFGRKGVAVMAISAVDQALWDIAGKEAGKPVYELLGGPTKDEIPAYASNLHPVDMDKLEREAIQYAEAGFDAMKLRFLHGPEDGRSGMEKNEEIVATVRDAVGHEIDIAGDAYMGWSVKYAKEMTQRLGKYDMAWVEEPVIADDIDGYAEVREAAPMPISGGEHEFTRWGHEELLERDAVDILQPDVGRVGGITELRKVADMAEVHDVPVIPHAGTNPTLHAIAGHTNMPMAEYFPTPEWFQERQEQQESTYADAIFQNPPSPEDGSIPLPDDPGVSTQLNHEALDHFAIE, encoded by the coding sequence ATGGAGATTACAGGCGTTTCAGCCACGAAAGTCAGCAACGAGTCCTGGGGCGAGTTCATCGAGTTCCCCCTCGTCACGATCATGTCGAAGTACGAGGAGTACAGGAACGTCGACGGCGAGAACCCACAGGCCCGCCGGAAGTGGATGGGGCCGGTCGGGGATGTCGTCGTCGAAGTCGAGACCGACGCGGGCATCACCGGCGTCGGCGTCGGCAACTGGGGCAGTGGCGCCATCGCCACCGTCGTCGAGGAGACCCTCTCGAAACTCGTCGTCGGCGAAGACCCGATGCGCCGTGAGCACCTCTGGGAGCAGATGTACCGCGCGACCCTGCCCTTCGGCCGCAAGGGCGTCGCCGTCATGGCGATCAGCGCTGTCGACCAGGCGCTGTGGGACATCGCCGGCAAGGAGGCCGGCAAGCCCGTCTACGAGCTACTGGGCGGCCCCACCAAAGACGAGATCCCGGCCTACGCGTCGAACCTCCACCCCGTCGACATGGACAAGTTAGAGCGCGAGGCCATCCAGTACGCCGAAGCAGGGTTCGACGCGATGAAACTCCGCTTCCTCCACGGCCCCGAGGACGGCCGGTCGGGCATGGAGAAAAACGAGGAGATCGTCGCCACAGTGCGTGATGCCGTCGGCCACGAGATCGACATCGCGGGCGACGCATACATGGGCTGGTCGGTGAAGTATGCTAAGGAGATGACCCAGCGCCTCGGGAAGTACGACATGGCCTGGGTCGAGGAGCCGGTCATCGCCGACGACATCGACGGCTACGCCGAGGTCCGGGAGGCCGCGCCGATGCCCATCTCCGGCGGCGAACACGAGTTCACCCGTTGGGGCCACGAGGAACTGCTCGAACGCGACGCCGTCGATATCCTCCAGCCCGACGTGGGCCGGGTCGGCGGGATCACGGAACTCCGGAAGGTCGCGGACATGGCCGAGGTCCACGACGTGCCGGTGATCCCCCACGCCGGGACGAACCCGACGCTCCACGCCATCGCGGGCCACACCAACATGCCGATGGCCGAGTACTTCCCGACGCCCGAGTGGTTCCAGGAGCGACAGGAGCAACAGGAGTCGACGTACGCCGACGCCATCTTCCAGAATCCGCCCTCGCCCGAGGACGGGTCGATCCCGCTGCCCGACGACCCCGGTGTCAGCACGCAACTGAACCACGAGGCGCTGGACCACTTCGCGATCGAGTAA
- the rhcE gene encoding 2-keto-3-deoxy-L-rhamnonate dehydrogenase (part of the rhamnose catabolism pathway) has protein sequence MKAIVQTGPKSVEIQERERPTVAADEVLVKVHTAGLCGSDAHAYKYDGGYEWIPIPRIMGHEYSGEVAAVGDDVEGFAEGDNVIEEPIHDCGHCFQCKNGQPNVCQNFSITGMHRDGAYAEYVAVAPEHIHAVPDGVPLRHAAITEPTSIATRAVLDQSVTTPGDNVLVEGPGPIGVLVAAVADSLGANVVVSGLDQDASYRLPLLDDLGISTVNAQSVDLGEVTERHTDGIGFDVVFDSTGHHSGIGTANDHVRKGGQVVVVGIPNDTSQVTLTSTVRGEIDINTSYGSTWTNFEQALRLMERGEIAVEEILDTSYSVDDPSAAFEAFLASETCKPVFQFS, from the coding sequence ATGAAAGCAATCGTCCAGACAGGCCCCAAGTCAGTGGAGATCCAGGAGCGCGAGCGACCGACAGTGGCCGCCGACGAGGTACTGGTGAAAGTCCACACTGCGGGCCTCTGTGGCAGTGATGCACACGCATACAAGTACGACGGCGGGTACGAGTGGATCCCGATTCCGCGGATCATGGGCCACGAGTACTCGGGTGAGGTCGCGGCGGTCGGCGACGATGTCGAGGGGTTCGCCGAAGGCGACAACGTGATCGAGGAACCGATCCACGACTGTGGCCACTGTTTCCAGTGTAAGAACGGCCAGCCCAACGTCTGCCAGAACTTCTCGATCACGGGGATGCACCGTGACGGGGCCTACGCCGAGTACGTCGCCGTGGCACCCGAGCACATCCACGCGGTCCCGGACGGCGTCCCGCTTCGTCACGCCGCCATCACGGAACCGACGAGTATCGCGACGCGTGCGGTGCTCGACCAGTCGGTGACGACGCCGGGCGACAACGTGCTCGTCGAGGGTCCCGGCCCGATCGGGGTCCTCGTGGCTGCGGTCGCGGACTCGCTGGGCGCCAACGTCGTGGTCTCGGGGCTCGATCAGGACGCCAGCTACCGCCTGCCGTTGCTCGACGATCTGGGTATTTCGACGGTCAACGCGCAGTCGGTGGATCTCGGTGAGGTGACCGAGCGCCACACCGACGGGATCGGGTTCGATGTCGTGTTCGATTCGACCGGTCACCACTCCGGTATCGGGACGGCGAACGACCACGTCCGGAAGGGCGGGCAGGTCGTCGTCGTCGGCATTCCCAACGACACCAGCCAGGTGACGCTGACCTCGACCGTCCGGGGTGAGATCGACATCAACACGTCCTACGGGTCGACGTGGACCAACTTCGAACAGGCGCTCCGGCTGATGGAGCGCGGCGAGATCGCGGTCGAGGAGATCCTCGATACGTCCTACTCGGTCGACGACCCGTCGGCGGCGTTCGAGGCGTTTCTCGCCTCCGAGACCTGTAAACCCGTCTTCCAGTTCAGCTGA
- a CDS encoding ABC transporter ATP-binding protein has product MTHLELDSVTKVFGDPSKDGVVAVNDLDIDVADGEFLVLLGPSGCGKTTTLRMIGGLEDPTEGEVRFDGTVVNEVKARNRDVAMVFQDFALYPHMTVRENLGFGLKREDNGMSNEEIDDRVTEVAEMLEIEELLNNKPAQLSGGQKQRVALGRAIIREPRLFLFDEPLANLDAKLRKTMRTEIDELQSEVGITSAYVTHNQEEAMTIADKIAILNDGQLQQLGTPDQVFNEPANLFVAQFVGSPDMNLFDATLDDDGDAYRVDMDMLSFEIPKTLVETEITTENVLVGFRPQDLYQSRRRVTDGPEFDTTVRVVEPVGTEAIVHTTSFLGDVTAKVGNFHDIDAKDELSLTIAPEHVYLFDAETEELLKGRLVSERGDTETTADSVEA; this is encoded by the coding sequence ATGACACACCTCGAGCTAGATAGTGTCACGAAAGTGTTCGGCGACCCGTCAAAGGACGGTGTCGTCGCCGTAAACGACCTAGACATCGACGTTGCGGACGGGGAGTTTCTCGTCCTGTTGGGTCCCTCGGGCTGTGGGAAGACGACGACCCTGCGGATGATCGGCGGGCTCGAAGACCCGACGGAGGGCGAGGTCCGGTTCGACGGCACCGTGGTCAACGAGGTGAAAGCCCGCAACCGCGACGTGGCGATGGTGTTCCAGGACTTCGCGCTGTACCCGCACATGACCGTGCGGGAGAACCTCGGGTTCGGGCTCAAACGCGAGGACAACGGCATGTCCAACGAAGAGATCGATGACCGAGTCACGGAGGTCGCCGAGATGCTGGAGATCGAGGAACTGCTGAACAACAAACCGGCACAGCTCTCGGGCGGACAGAAACAGCGTGTCGCGCTGGGCCGCGCGATCATCAGGGAGCCCCGGTTGTTCCTGTTCGACGAGCCGCTGGCGAACTTGGACGCGAAACTCCGGAAGACGATGCGGACGGAGATCGACGAACTGCAGTCGGAAGTCGGGATCACGTCCGCGTACGTGACCCACAACCAGGAGGAGGCGATGACGATCGCGGACAAGATCGCGATCCTGAACGACGGGCAGTTACAGCAACTCGGGACGCCCGACCAGGTGTTCAACGAGCCCGCGAACCTCTTCGTCGCGCAGTTCGTCGGGAGCCCCGACATGAACCTCTTCGACGCGACGCTCGACGACGACGGGGACGCCTACCGCGTCGACATGGATATGCTCTCGTTCGAGATCCCGAAGACACTCGTCGAGACGGAGATCACGACCGAGAACGTCCTCGTGGGCTTTCGCCCGCAGGACCTCTATCAGTCGCGGCGGCGAGTGACCGACGGACCGGAGTTCGACACGACTGTCCGCGTCGTCGAGCCCGTCGGGACGGAAGCGATCGTTCACACCACGTCGTTTCTCGGTGACGTGACCGCGAAGGTCGGTAACTTCCACGACATCGACGCGAAAGACGAACTGTCGCTCACGATCGCCCCCGAGCACGTCTACCTGTTCGACGCCGAGACGGAGGAGCTGCTGAAAGGCCGTCTGGTCAGCGAACGGGGTGACACTGAGACCACGGCCGACAGCGTCGAAGCCTAA